A DNA window from Paralichthys olivaceus isolate ysfri-2021 chromosome 3, ASM2471397v2, whole genome shotgun sequence contains the following coding sequences:
- the ssr2 gene encoding translocon-associated protein subunit beta isoform X2: MNAAMLKCQMIISSSQAQGALYQGGLPSGFVGTRHPTAVHSAWACALSSFHHLLSEDKRTVSKMLHLIVILALVSLGSSEEGARLLASKSLLNRYAVEGRDLTLQYNIYNVGSSVALEVELSDDSFPPEDFGIVSGMLNVKWDRIAPASNVSHTVVLRPLKAGYFNFTSASVSYLAQEGGQVVVGFTSAPGQGGILAQREFDRRFSPHYLDWAAFGVMTLPSIGIPLLLWYSSKRKYDSPKAKKN, from the exons ATGAACGCAGCCATGCTCAAATGTCAAATGATAATTAGCTCCTCCCAAGCACAAGGGGCGCTTTACCAGGGAGGACTTCCGTCTGGCTTTGTCGGTACACGTCATCCAACAGCAGTTCATAGTGCCTGGGCATGCGCATTAAGTTCCTTTCATCATCTACTGTCGGAAGACAAGCGAACG gtgaGTAAGATGCTGCACTTGATTGTGATCCTGGCTCTGGTCAGTCTGGGCTCAAGTGAAGAGGGGGCCCGTTTGCTGGCGTCTAAATCCCTGCTGAACCGCTATGCTGTGGAGGGCCGTGATCTCACTCTACAGTACAACATCTACAATGTTGGCTCCAG TGTTGCTCTGGAGGTGGAGCTTTCAGATGATTCTTTTCCCCCTGAAGACTTCGGAATTGTTTCGGGAATGTTGAATGTCAAATGGGACAGGATTGCACC AGCCAGCAATGTCTCTCACACAGTGGTGTTGCGCCCGCTGAAGGCTGGTTACTTTAATTTCACCTCTGCGTCTGTCAGCTACCTGGCCCAGGAGGGAGGACAAGTCGTG GTTGGCTTCACCAGTGCACCAGGCCAGGGAGGCATCCTGGCTCAGAGGGAGTTTGACCGCCGCTTCTCTCCTCATTAT CTGGACTGGGCTGCATTTGGTGTAATGACTCTGCCCTCCATTGGCATTCCTCTGCTCCTATGGTACTCCAGCAAAAGGAAGTACGACTCACCAAAGGCCAAGAAGAACTGA
- the ssr2 gene encoding translocon-associated protein subunit beta isoform X1 — protein sequence MNAAMLKCQMIISSSQAQGALYQGGLPSGFVGTRHPTAVHSAWACALSSFHHLLSEDKRTVTTYFSFFHVSKMLHLIVILALVSLGSSEEGARLLASKSLLNRYAVEGRDLTLQYNIYNVGSSVALEVELSDDSFPPEDFGIVSGMLNVKWDRIAPASNVSHTVVLRPLKAGYFNFTSASVSYLAQEGGQVVVGFTSAPGQGGILAQREFDRRFSPHYLDWAAFGVMTLPSIGIPLLLWYSSKRKYDSPKAKKN from the exons ATGAACGCAGCCATGCTCAAATGTCAAATGATAATTAGCTCCTCCCAAGCACAAGGGGCGCTTTACCAGGGAGGACTTCCGTCTGGCTTTGTCGGTACACGTCATCCAACAGCAGTTCATAGTGCCTGGGCATGCGCATTAAGTTCCTTTCATCATCTACTGTCGGAAGACAAGCGAACGGTAACTACATATTTCTCCTTCTTTCAC gtgaGTAAGATGCTGCACTTGATTGTGATCCTGGCTCTGGTCAGTCTGGGCTCAAGTGAAGAGGGGGCCCGTTTGCTGGCGTCTAAATCCCTGCTGAACCGCTATGCTGTGGAGGGCCGTGATCTCACTCTACAGTACAACATCTACAATGTTGGCTCCAG TGTTGCTCTGGAGGTGGAGCTTTCAGATGATTCTTTTCCCCCTGAAGACTTCGGAATTGTTTCGGGAATGTTGAATGTCAAATGGGACAGGATTGCACC AGCCAGCAATGTCTCTCACACAGTGGTGTTGCGCCCGCTGAAGGCTGGTTACTTTAATTTCACCTCTGCGTCTGTCAGCTACCTGGCCCAGGAGGGAGGACAAGTCGTG GTTGGCTTCACCAGTGCACCAGGCCAGGGAGGCATCCTGGCTCAGAGGGAGTTTGACCGCCGCTTCTCTCCTCATTAT CTGGACTGGGCTGCATTTGGTGTAATGACTCTGCCCTCCATTGGCATTCCTCTGCTCCTATGGTACTCCAGCAAAAGGAAGTACGACTCACCAAAGGCCAAGAAGAACTGA